The following is a genomic window from Cupriavidus taiwanensis.
GATCAGCGGCTCCTGCGCCAGTTCGTGCAGCGACACGCTGCCCCGGCGCCGCGCCAGCCGCGAGCCGGCGGGCACCAGCCCGTAGGGCCGCAGCTCGGCCAGCCGTTCGCGCTCGAGGTCGTCGGGCATGCCGACGTCGTAGCTCAGCGCCAGTTCGATCTGCCCGCCGTGCAGCCAGTCTTCCAGCTGGGCCAGGTCACCCTCGACAAAACGCACCGCCAGGTTCGGATAGCGCTCGCGCGCGATCCGCAGCACTACCGGCAGATAGACCGGCGCCAGCGTGCGGAACACGCCGATCTGCACTTCGCCGGCGGCGCCGTCGCCGCTTTTGTCGATTTCAAACGCCGTGGCCGCACCGAGGATCTGGCGCGCTTCGGCCAGCTTGCGCACGCCGAAGCGGGTCAGGGTCATGCGCGCGCCCGCGTCGCGGGCGAACAGGGCTTCCTCGAACAGCGTCTCCAACTCGCGGATGGCGACGGAGATCGACGGCTGCGACACGTTCAGCAGCCGGGCCGCCGCCGTGGTGCTGCCGGTTTCCGCCGTCGCGGCGAAGTAGCGCAACAGCCGCAGCGAGACACGCATCAGGAAATCCTATAGGTGCTAGTCGAATTGCATATTTTACTTGATAGCTTGCGCTGCGCAGAATCGAACCACCGAAACGCAAGCCATCGAGGAGCACGCCTTGGACCCTTCCTGCCATTCCGACCTGCCGCTGGCCGGCATTCGCGTCATCGACTTCTCGCGCGTGCTGGCGGGCCCGTATTGCACGGCACTGCTGGGCGACCTGGGCGCCGAGGTGATCAAGATCGAGCCGCCGGGCGGCGACGACTACCGCGCGGTCGGGCCCTTCGTCGACGGCAGCAGCGGGCTGTTCGCGGCGATGAACCGCAACAAGCAGAGCATCGTGATCGACCTGAAGACGGCGGCGGGGCTGGAGCTGGCGCGCGCGCTGTGCGAGCGCGCCGACGTGGTGGTGGAGAATTTCCGCCCGGGCGTGGCGGACAAGCTCGGCATCGGCTACGCGGCGCTGCGCGCGCTGAATCCGGCGCTGGTCTACGCGAGCGTGTCGGGCTTCGGCCAGACCGGGCCGGAATCGCACCGGCCGGCCTACGACATCATCCTGCAGGCGATGTGCGGGCTGATGGACGCCACCGGCGCGCCGGACGGCGCGCCGACCATGCTGGGCGAGGCGGTGTCCGATGCGGTCAGCGGCCTCTTTGCGTCATGGGGCGTGCTGGCCGCGCTGCTGGCGCGCGAGAAAAACGGGCGCGGCACGCATGTCGATGTCTCGATGTTCGACGCCACGCTGAGCCTGAGCGCCACGCTGGTGGCACGCTACGCCGCCACCGGGCTGGCGCCGCAACGGGTCGGCAACCGCCATCCCTCGTCCGCGCCGTTCGGCGTGTACCGCGCCGCGGACGGCTTCTACGTGGTGGCCGTGCTCAACAACAGGCTGTTCCACACGCTGGCCGAGGCCATCGGCCGTCCGGAAATGGCGCACGACCCGCGCTTTGCCGATGATGCATCGCGCTGCCGCTTCGAGCCCGCGCTGCGCGCCGGGCTGGAAGCGTGGTCGTCGGGCCGCTCCGTGGCCGAGGTGACCCGCCTGCTGGGCGCGGCGGGCATTCCGGTGGCGCCGATCCGCAACGTCAAGCAGGCGCTGGAAAGCGAGCATGCCGTCCATCGCGGCCTGCTGACCGAAGTGGCCGGGCCGGATGGCGGCACCGTGCGGCTGCCGTCGCAGCCGGTGAAGTTCTCCGGCTATGGCCCCAACCGCGTCACGCCCGCGCCGGCGCTTGGGCAGCACACCGAGGCCATCCTGGCCGCGCATGAATTCAGCAAGGAGCAACAGCATGCTTAAACGACTCGGCGTCGAGCCGGCCGACCTGGAAATTGCCGATGCCATCGGCCGCTTCGCGCAAAGCGAACTCGCGCCAAAGGCTGCCGAAGTGGATCGCGCGGAAACCGCTACCACGCGCTATGTGCCGCAACTGGCCGAACTCGGCCTGATGGGGATGAACCTGCCGGAGCGCTGGGGCGGCACGGAAACGTCGCCGGTGGCGCTGATCCTGTCTCTTGTGGAGATCGCCAAGGCCTGCGCCTCGACGTCATCGATGCTGGGCGCGCACTACCTCGCCACCGATTCCATCCTGATCGGCGGCGACGACAACCAGCGTGCGCGCTACCTGCCCGACGCGGCGGCCGGCACGCGGCTGGGCGCGTTCGCGCTGACCGAACCGCGCGCCGGCTCCAACCCGGCCGACATGGCCACGCGCGCCACGCCGGAAGGCGACGGCTACCGGCTGCGCGGGGTCAAGCACTTTATCTCCAACGCCGGGGCGGCGGACTTTATCGTGGTCTATGCCAAGACCGACCCGGCCGCGGGCACGCGCGGCATCAGCGCCTTCGTGGTGGACCGGCACAGCGACGGCGTGCAGGTGGCGCCGCCCGAGAAACTGATGGGCATCCACGGCGCGCCGGCGCATGAGGTGGCGATCGACTGCTTCGTGCCCGCGGCCAACCGGCTGGGACCAGAGGGCACCGGTTTCCGCACCGCGATGAAGGTGCTGGACAACAGCCGGCTCGACGTCGCCGCCACCAGCCTGGGCATTGCCGAGGCGGCGCTGGCGTGCGCGGTGGACTGGGCCCGGCAGCGCCAGGTGGGCGGCGAGCCGCTGGCGCGCAAGCAGGGCCTGCAATGGATGTTCGCGGACATGCGCACGCGGCTGGAGGCGGCCTGGCTGCTGACGCTGCAGGCCGCGGCGCGGCGCCGCGACGGCGAGCCCTTTACCGAGCAGGCGTCGATGGCCAAGCTGTATGCGTCGGAGATGGTGGGGTTCGTCACCGATGCCGCGCTGCAGATCCACGGCGGCTACGGCTTTACGCGCGACCTGCCGCTGGAGCGGCTGGTGCGCGATGCGCGCATCCTGCGCATCTACGAGGGCTCGTCGGAAATCCAGCGGACGGTGATCGCGCGCGCGGTGCTGGGGTAGGCGCCGCCGGACGGCCGGCGGCGGGGGATCATGGCGTTTGCGGCGTGGCCGGCGCTTCCGGCGTGGCCGGCGTTTCCGGCGTTTCCGGTGTTTCCGGCGTGGCGGTGGCCTGGGCCTCGGCGGGCGCCTCGGCTGGCTCCGCAGCCGGTGCCGCAGCTGCGGCAGTTGCGCCATTTGCGGCCGGCGCTGCGGCCTTGGCCTTGCGTACCGCGCCGGCGCGGCGCGCCTTCAGTTGCTGCGCGCGCTTGGCGTCCGCCTGCGTGACCACGCCGGCCTCGTTGCCGTCCAGGTCCAGCCGCTTGGCGCCTTCGACCATGCACGACCAGTAGCGCGCGCCGCTGCACCAGGTGCGGATCGCCTCGCGCAGCTCGGCCTCGTCCAGGCCAAGCTTTGCCGAATGCTGGGTCAGGTCTTCGAAGGTGCCGACCTTCAGCGGCACCTTGGGCGCTGGGTTCTTGGGGAAGGCCTTGGGGAAGTGCTTCTGCAGCCGGGCAATGGCATGCACCACCGGATCGACCGGCTTGCCGGGCGCGGCAGCAGGCGCCGGACGGCGGCCCCTGGCGCCCGCGGGCGCGTCGGCACCCGCCGCGGTACGCTCGCCGTCGCGGGGGCGGTGCGGCTTGCCCCTGGACGTGCCCTTGGACGCGTCGCCGGTTGCGCCGCCGGCCGCGCCGCTGGTCGCGCCGCTGGTCGCGCCTTTGCGCGGGCCCTTGCGTTCGTCCTTCTGTTTTTCGGCGGCCGCCTTCTTGGCGAGTTGGTCCCTGAGTGCTGCCAGTTGTTCGAAGCCCATGATGTCTGCCGTTGTGTGAACCGGGATTGTATCAAGGCCGGGCGGCCAGCATGTCTGGCGGCCTCGGCCGGCATCGGGCGCGGGCGGAGGATGCGGCGCCTATGGCCTGGAGCGGGTCTGCGGCGCCGAGGCCCGCCATTCCCGGAACACGGCATCGAGGCAGGCGGCCGTGTCGCAACGATCCCGCTTGTTCCGGAATGCGGCGATGTCCGCGTCGGTGATGGCGCCCGCGCTGAGCAGCCGTTGCTGGTCGGCGTAAATGCGCTGGTAGCCCATGGAAAACAGCGCGGATTCGCAGATCAGCCGCTGCGCCGGGGTGGCGGCGGCCGGCCTGGCGGACGGGTCGCAGTCGATATCGGTGGCCCGGGCGGTGCCCAGGCTGAGCAGGCCGGCGGCGGCCACGCAAAGGAGGGCGAGGGGAGGACAGCGGTTCATGACGGGGTTGCAGGGGGGCCGGATCCGCTCCGGCGAAAGCCCCGCCATGGTACAGCGCAACCGGCCCCGGGGCATGGCACCGGGGCCGCCGGCATCACATCCGTCCCTTCCAGGGCACCAGCCACTTGGCCAGCTTGCGCATCAGCAGGTCGAACACATAGGCGATCAGCCCGATCAGCACGATGCCCATGATCACCACGTCGGTACGCAGGAAGTTGGAGGCGTTGAGCACCATCTGGCCCAGCCCGGCGGTAGCCGCCACCATCTCCGCGGCGACCAGCGTGGTCCAGCCGAAGCCGATGGCAATGCGCATGCCGGTCAGGATATCGGGCAGCGCCGCCGGGATCACCACATGGCGCACCACCTGCCAGGGGCTCGCGCCCATCGAATACGCCGCGTTGATCTGCTCGATCGTGACCGAGCGCACCCCGGCCTGCGCCGACATCGCCAGCGGCGCGAAGCAGGCCAGGAAGATCAGCAGCACCTTCGAGGTTTCGTCGATGCCGAACCAGATCACGATCAGCGGCAGGTAGGCCAGCGGCGGCAGCGGCCGGTAGAACTCGATCGGCGGATCGAAGATGCCGCGGGCGATGCGGGATACGCCCATCATCACGCCGATCGGCACCGCGGTCGCCACCGCCAGCGCGAACGCGCCGAACACGCGCAGCATGCTCGCCGCGAAATGCTCGGTCAGCGGCTGGCCGCCCTGCAGGTTGCCCTGCCAGGCATCGATAAAGGCGGTGAAGATCGACTCGGGCGTGGGCAGGAACAGCGGCGGCAGCCAGCGCAGGTGGCTGGCCAGCCACCACAGCGCCAGCAGCAGCACCACGGTGATGGTGGAAATGCGCGAGCTCGACCCTTCGCCCGGCAGGCGGTAGCCCGACACGGTCTTCATGGGGCGGCTGGCCGCGGCCGCGGGCGCCGCGGCGGCTTGCGGCGGCGGCTCGATGCGTTGGACGGTAGCGGACATCTGGTTCTCCTCAGGCGGTGGCATGGATCAGGTCGACGATCTCTTCGCGGTAGCGGATGAACTCCGGGTCGGCCTTGACCGCGCGCGCGTCGCCGCATTCGATGAAGCGGCGCGCGAACGGCAGTTCATAGGTGTGCGCGATGCGTCCGGGCGAAGGCGTCATCACGATCAGCCGCGTGGCCAGGAACAGCGCCTCTTCCACGCTGTGCGTGATGAAGAAGACGATCTTCTGCTCGCGCGCCCACAGCTTCAGGATCAGCGCCTGGATCGACTCGCGCGTGAGCGCGTCGAGCGCGCCCAGCGGTTCGTCCATCAGCATCACCGCCGGATCGCAGGCGAGCGCGCGGGCAATGCCCACGCGCTGCTGCATGCCGCCCGAGAGCTGGTAGACCGGCTTGGCGGCGACGCTTTCCAGCCCGACCGCGGCCAGCTTTTCATGGGCAATGCGCAGCCGCTCGGCGCGGGATACGCCGCGCAGGCGCAGGCCCAGCGCCACGTTGTCCTCGACGCTGAGCCACGGCATCAGCGCGTGCTTCTGGAACACCACGCCGCGTTCGGCACCGGGGCCGTGCACGGGCTTGCCGCTGAGCCGGATTTCGCCCTCCGACGGCTCCATGAAGCCCGCGATGCACGACAGCAGGGTGGTCTTGCCGCAGCCCGAGGCACCCAGCGCGACCACGAAATCGCCGCGCTCCATGGTGAGATTGACCTGCGACAGGGCCAGCGTTTTTGCGCCGCCCGCGGTGCCGTAGTTGACGCTGACATTATCGATTTCGAGTTGGTACATGAGGGGGCTCCCGGAACAGGACTTGTGCGGGGCCGCCGCGCTGCAAGGGAGCGCGCGGCGGCCGGCTTCGGTAGCGCGGCGCGTGGTCAGCGCAAGGCCCGTTTGGCCCATTCCGCGTTGACGCCCGGGCCGTAGTCCGGCAGCACGGTCTGGATGGTGCCTTGTTCCTTCAGGAACTGCGCCGCCGACTGCAGCGCGCGCGCCGCGCCGCCGCCGAGCCAGCGCTCGGATACCTGCTCCTGCAGCGTGGGGAAGCTGTACAGCGCCATGCTGGCCGGCACGGTCTCGGGCTTGGCGCCGGAGACCTTGGCCACGGCCTTCACCATCGGCGAATCCGCGGACCACGCCGCCTTGTTCTTGCGGTAGTTGTCATCCGCCGCGGCCAGCACGCGCACCAGCTTGACCATGAATTCCGGGTTCTCGCGCGCGAACTTCTTGTTGGCGATCATGCCGTCGAAGGTGGCCTTGCCGGTGTCGGCGGCGATCTGCCCGGAGGTGGTCAGCACCGTGCCGGACTGCTTGAGCTTGGCCAGCACCGGATCCCAGATAAAGGTGGCGTCGATGTCGCCGCGCTCCCATGCGGCAGCGACTTCGGGCGGGCGCATGTTGACGATGCGCACGTCCTTCGGATTGATCTTCGCGCGCTCCAGGGCGACCAGCGTGTGGTAGTGCGTGGTCGATACGAACGGCACGCCGATGCGCTTGCCCTTCAGGTCGGCGATGCTGGCGATCTTGCTGCCGTTGCGCGCGACCATCGCCTCGGCCGCGTTGATGTCGTCGAGGATCCAGAACAGCTCGACATCCAGTCCCTGCGACAGCGCCGACGCGATCGGCGAGGTGCCGGCCTCGCCGATGGCGATCTGCCCCGACGCCATGGCGCGGATCACGTCGCCGCCGCCGCCGAACTGCCGGAACGAGACCGTATAGCCGGTCTGCTTTTCCAGCTCCTTCATGTCCTGCGCGTAGCGCCAGGGCACCACCATGTCCTGGTAAGCAATCACTACATTCTTGCTTTGGGCATGTACGGACTGCGCGGCCGGCGCCAGCGCCGCCGCCAGGGCGATATACGTCGCGATCTGCTTGAACCACCGCATGGTTGTGCTCCTCGGATGAGAAATGGGTTTGGGGGTCACGGCTTTATAGGTGAGCCCGATTCCGCGCCTATAGGACCAGTTGCCCGGATTCGCTGGGGCCAGAACCGGCCGCGCGCGCGCAGGCCGCGCCGGGCCGCGGGGAGCGGTGGCGCGGGGCTGCGTCAATCATGGAATTCCTGTACCGGCCGCGGCGCGGGCCGGGGTCTTGCCAGAGGCGCTCAGGGGCTCAGGCGCTCAGGGAGAACCCCGAGTCGAAGGTCTGCCGCACATCGAGCCGCTGCCTGAGCAGGCCGGCTTTCAGGTAGAAGTCCGCGGTGCGCTGCTGCTCGGCGATCAGCGCCGCGTCGATGCTGCGCCACTGCGTGCGGCGCCGCTCGAACTGCAGCCGCGCCGCCTGCGGCGAGATGCCGATGATGCGCGCGAGCGTTGCCGAGAACTCCGGCACATGCTGGTAGGACCACTGCTGCGCGCGCACCACGCGGTGCAGGAAGTCCTGCAGCACCGGGCGCCTGGCCGCCAGCGCCGCCTCGGTCGCGGCCAGGTAGCTCAGGCCCGACCACAGCCCGCGGCCGCTGACCAGCACGCGCGCATGCTGGCTGGTTTCCGCCATCGCGGTATAGGGTTCCCACGTGGCCCACGCATCGATCGAGCCGCTGCTCAGCGCCAGCTTGGCATCCGCGGGCGGCAGGAAGCGCAGGTCGGCGTCATCCGGCTTCAGTCCGGCGGATTCCAGCGCCTTGAGCGCGATCAGGTGCCCGATCGAGCCGCGGTTGGTGCCGATGCGCTTGCCTTTCAGGTCGGCCGCCTGCCGCAGTGGCGAGTCGGGCCGCACCAGCACGGCCGTGCCGTAGGGGTCCGAGCGGTTCGCACCGATCAGCCGGATGCGCGTGCCGGCGGCCAGCGCGAAGATGGCCGGCGCATCGCCGATCGGGCCGCTGTCGACCGCGCCCGCGTTCAGCGCCTCGGCCAGCGGTGCCGCGGCGGGAAACTCGGTCCACTGGATGTCGTAGTCCAGGCCCTCGAGCGCGTTGGCGGATTCGAGCAGCGCGCGCAGGCCGCCTTTCTGGTCGCCGGCCTTCAGCAGCGGGCGTCCCTGCGCGTGCGCCGGGCCGGCGCCGAAGGTGTTGAAAGTCAGGACGGGGACGGCGGCAAGCGCGGCCGTGGCGGCAGCGCCGTGGCGCAGGAACTGGCGTCGGGAAGCGGTCATCGGGTTCTGTGGCGATGGATATCGGAACCCCTGAACGTACGCGCGCCGCGGCCGCGCACCAACGAATAAATCCGCGCTTCGATATGCGTGGCACGCGGCGGCCCCTGGCCGCCATGGTGCGCTCAGTCGGGTCCGGTGGACTCCGCGGGATCCCGCTGCGAACGGATGTCTTCCGGGCTGAGCAGGATATAGCCCAGCGACTTGAGCAGCTGCACCGCTTCCAGTTCGGCGTCGAGATACACCGGGCGCTCCGGGCGCGCGCGCTGTGTTGCCGGCGGCCACGCGGCGCTGCCTTGCGCGGCCAGTGGCACCGCCGGCGCCGTGCCCTGCAGCCAGCGCGCGCTCAGGATGCGGCAGTGCTCGAGGTTGGGTTTCCACGTCACGTCGACGGCCGCATTGAACCTGCCGCTGCAAAGACGCAGCCGCTTCAGCGCCTTGAGCCAGCCGACAAAGGCCTCCGGCTGGTCCGGCGGGTAGCCGCGCAGCAGGGTCTCGAGGTGTTCCTGCGCGGCGCCGCCGTCGGGCGCCGGGTCGTCGTCGAGCAAGGCAATTTCAAGCGCCACGTGCTTGCGGCCGTCGTGGTCGTAGATGGTGCATTCGCTATCGAGCACGCCTTCGCCCAGCAGCTCGCACAACAGCGCCCAGGCCCTGGGGTTCTTGTCGAGCCGGCCTTCCAGCGTGGGGTCGATGCGGGCGAGCAGCTCCGGCACGGTGCGCGCCTCGCCGGACTGGACCGCCGCGGCAAACGCCATCGCGTTGGCGCCAGGCTTGTCGCCGTGTGCCAGCCGTTGCAGCGAGGCGTCCTTGAGTTCGCGGATTTCGGCGGCGGTATCGACCGCATGCATCCACGCATAGTCTTCCAGGCTGGCGCAAAGCTTGCGCGCGGCCCGGGCCAGCTGTCCGGCCAGCGACTGGACAAAGCTGGTGCAAAGCGCGCAGCGGCATTCGAGCCGGCCGGCGTGCAGGAAGCCGGCATACAACCGCTCCTGGTGGCCGCAATGCGCGCATTCGAGCGAAAAGCCCCCCTGGCGCACGGGCCGCTGCGATGCCAGCAGGCCATCGACCTGGTACTGCGCCCGGCCGCCGCAGCACGGGCACAGCCATTGCAGCTTGTGCGCGCCATCGCGCGGGGCGACGGCGCGCTCGAACTGGCGTGCGATGGCGCTGCGCGGGATGCCCTGGGCGCGTCCGACCACATCGGCGCAATAGCTCCAGTAGCAGTACGAGCAGGCCAGCGCGGCCTGTTCCGCCGACAGTTGCTGCAGGGCCGGCAGCACGGCGGCGCTGCGGCGGATCTCGGGCGCGAGCGCGTCGATCCGCTCCGCCCCGCCCGGCATTCCTGCCTCGAGGGCGGCGCGGCTCTGCTCCACGAAATCGGGCACGTAGACCCGGCGGATGAAGTCTTCGTTCTCCAGCCAGAACAGGTGGCCCGGCAGCGCTTCCAGCGCCTCGATGCCGTCCCTGACTTCCGTCATGCCGGCGCAGGCGAGAAACGTGAACGGCTTGCTGAACAGGAATTGGTCTGTCATGTTGTCGTCAACGGCGCATGCCGCCCACGAGCCCCGACGTGCTCGTGTGCGATCGACTCACCCCGTGACCAGGCCAAAATAACGCGAGGAAGGCGCCAGCCTTGCGGCGCGCTCCCTGCATGGGGGACTTGCCCCTTCTTGTTGTTCAGTGCGTGCGAATGTGCGAATGCTGCGCGGATTTTTCCGTCGCATTGGAAAGCATAGGCGACACGGCGGCTTCCTTACAGGGGAATCGAGAGTGCCTTGCGCCACCCCTTGCCCTGCGCACGCCGGGCGCGCAGTGATGATCTCGGCGCCCGCAAGGCCCCTGGCGCCGGCCTGCGGAGCCCGAGTCGCCGGCACGCCGCTACAGCGGCGCAGGCTGGGGCGGTGCCGCGGTGGCCGCCGCGGCGGGCTTCTTGCCGCCGCCGCTGTACGAGAAGTACTTCGCCTTGGCGCCCCTGGCCCAGTAAGCCACGGTGAAGTGCTTGCTGTCGCGCCCGTAGAGCAGCTCCAGGCTGCCATTGGCGGCGCTCCATTCGGCATAGCCGTTCTCGGCCGCGCCTTCGGTCTTGCGCAAGGCGGCATAGCGCGCGTCCAGCTTGCCGCGCACCTCGTCCAGCGCGGTGCGCTCGAAGGTCATGGTGACCAGCGCCACGGCATCCTGGCCATCGCAGTTCAGCACCACGCGCGACAGGCCGGGCAGGTGGAAGCGCTCCAGGTGCTTCAACTCGACCGTATCGCCGCCGGCCCATTCGGAGGCGCCGGTCCTGGCGTGGTTCTGCGGCGGCGACAGGCGCGAGCACCTGGCCTTGCCCAGTTCGAGTCCCAACGGCGCCGCGGTGTTACCGGCAGGCTCGGGCTGGGCCGCGGGGGGTGCGGCGTGGACGGAAACGGAGGCCAGCAATGCGGCGCAGAGCAAGGGGAACTGCTTCATGTTGAGGCGGGAAAGGACTTTCACGGCATGGGATCGGGTTGGATGCGAGATTCTAAGCCCTTCTTGCCCGGATTTTCCCGCGCTTTCGTGCAGTTTTCGTGCAGCTTTCGCGCAGTGTTCGCCTGAACGGGTGAGGCCGCGCTAGGGCGTGGCGTGCGCCGGCATCAAGCGCCGCGTGCCGGCCCAGAACCCCAGCGCCAGCAGGCTCACCGCTGCGCCCAGCACGCAAACGCCGCGCCAGCCGGCCGCGTCATAGGTGGCCGTAGTGGCGATCGCGCCCAGGCCGCTGCCGGTCGCATAGAACAGCATGTAGGCGCCGACCAGCCGGCTGTGCGCGCTGGCGTCGGCGCGGAAGATCATGCTCTGGTTGGTGACGTGGATGGCCTGTCCGCCCAGGTCGAGCAGCACGATGCCGAGCGCCAGCGGCCACAGCGAGATTTCCAGCCAGGACAGCGGCAGCCAGGCAACCACCAGCAGCACCAGCGCGGCGAGCGTGGTGCGCTGGCCGAAACCCTGGTCCGCCCAGCGACCCGCGCGCGCCGCGGCCAGCGCGCCGGCCGCGCCGACCAGCCCGAAGGCGCCGATGGCCGTGTGCGACAACTGGTAGGGCGGCGCGCTCAGCGGCAGCACCAGCGCGCTCCAGAAGATATTGAACGCGGCGAACATCAGCAGCGCGATCACGCCCCGGATCTGCAACACGCGGTCGCGGCGCAGCAGCGCGAACATCGACAACACCAGGCTGGCATAGCGCATGCGTTGCGCGGGGCCGGATACCACCGGCAGCGAGCGCCACAGCAGCAAGGCCAGCACCAGCATGGCCGCCGCCGCGCAGACATAGACGCTGCGCCATCCGGCCAGGTCGCTGACGCCGCCGGCCACCACGCGCGCCAGCAGCAAGCCGGCAAACACGCCGCCCTGCGCGGTGCCGACCACGTGGCCCCGTTCCTGCGGCGGCGCCGCGGCGGCCGCATAGGCGATCAGGCCCTGCGTCATCGCGGTGCCGAGCAGGCCGGTCAGCAGCATCCCGACCAGCAGCATCGTGACCGACGGCGCCAGAGCCACTGCCGCCAGCGCGCCGGCCAGCGCCAGCACCTGCGCCAGCATCAGGCGGCGGCGCGGCAGCAGGTCGCCGAGCGGCACCAGCAACAGCAGCGCCAGCGCGCAACCGGCCTGGGTCGCGGTGACCACGCCGCCGATGGCCGCGGCGCCGATGTGGAAATCGGCCATCAGCGCATCCAGCAGCGGCTGCGCGTAATAGACGTTGGCCACGCTCAGCCCGCTGGCGCACGCGAACAGCAGCACCGCGGCGCGCGGCAGGGTGGCAGGCATGGCTGCGGGGCAGGGTAGCGGCGATGCCGCGTCCGGCGAGGAGGAACAGGCGTCCATGGGCTGGCTTCCTAACTCGTTGCAAAAGTAGTTGCAAAATAAAACCAGTTGAAGCGTAAGCATACTAGTTTTAAAATGCAACCACTTTGACAGCAGGGCGATATGCCCAAGGCAAACCAGACATGGCCACCCGCAAGGACCCCGGCGAAGACACCTGCCCCGTGGCGCGCGCGGTTGCGCTGGTCGGCGACCGCTGGACGCTGATGATCGTGCGCGATGCCTTCGACGGCATGCACCGCTTCAGCGACTTCCAGCGCAGCCTGGCGGTGGCGCGCAATATCCTGTCCGACAGGCTGCGCCGGCTGGTGGACGCCGGCATCCTGGCGACGCGGCCGGCATCGGACGGCTGCGCCTACCAGGAATATGTGCTGACGGAAATGGGTGAGAGCCTGTTCCCCATCGTGCTGGCGTTGCGCCAGTGGGGCGAGCACCACCTGTTCGCGCGCGGCGAGCGCCGCTCGCAACTGGTGGATAAGCGCACCGGCAAGCCGGTGCCGCCGATGGTGCCGCGAGCAAGCGACGGCAAGGTGCTGGCGCCGGCGCAGGCGGAGGTGCGCAAGCCGCGCTAGGCGCCCGCGCGCGGGGCCTCAGCTGCCCCGGTACGTGCCGAAGCTCCACGGCGAACACAGCAGCGGCACATGGTAGTGCTGCGCGGCATCCGCGATGGTAAAGCGCACCGGCACGATGTCGGCGAACACGTCGGGCGTGCGGAAGTAGTCCGCGACCCAGAAGCGCAGCTCGAACTCGCCGGTGCGCGCCTGCGCCGGCGGCAGCATCGGCGCGTCGGTGCGGCCGTCGTGGTTGGTGCGGGTGCGCGCCAGCAGCCGGGGCGGCTGCACCGCGACGTCGAACAGTTCGACCTGCATGCCGGCCACCGGCCGGCCCAGCGATACGTCGAGCACATGCGTGCTGATACCTGC
Proteins encoded in this region:
- a CDS encoding winged helix-turn-helix transcriptional regulator, which translates into the protein MATRKDPGEDTCPVARAVALVGDRWTLMIVRDAFDGMHRFSDFQRSLAVARNILSDRLRRLVDAGILATRPASDGCAYQEYVLTEMGESLFPIVLALRQWGEHHLFARGERRSQLVDKRTGKPVPPMVPRASDGKVLAPAQAEVRKPR
- a CDS encoding MFS transporter, giving the protein MPATLPRAAVLLFACASGLSVANVYYAQPLLDALMADFHIGAAAIGGVVTATQAGCALALLLLVPLGDLLPRRRLMLAQVLALAGALAAVALAPSVTMLLVGMLLTGLLGTAMTQGLIAYAAAAAPPQERGHVVGTAQGGVFAGLLLARVVAGGVSDLAGWRSVYVCAAAAMLVLALLLWRSLPVVSGPAQRMRYASLVLSMFALLRRDRVLQIRGVIALLMFAAFNIFWSALVLPLSAPPYQLSHTAIGAFGLVGAAGALAAARAGRWADQGFGQRTTLAALVLLVVAWLPLSWLEISLWPLALGIVLLDLGGQAIHVTNQSMIFRADASAHSRLVGAYMLFYATGSGLGAIATTATYDAAGWRGVCVLGAAVSLLALGFWAGTRRLMPAHATP
- the uraH gene encoding hydroxyisourate hydrolase, whose translation is MAGISTHVLDVSLGRPVAGMQVELFDVAVQPPRLLARTRTNHDGRTDAPMLPPAQARTGEFELRFWVADYFRTPDVFADIVPVRFTIADAAQHYHVPLLCSPWSFGTYRGS